A single genomic interval of Corylus avellana chromosome ca10, CavTom2PMs-1.0 harbors:
- the LOC132162845 gene encoding uncharacterized protein LOC132162845: MPRVNTYDGIGDPTHHMESLHAHFTLHGTPDEISCRAFPLTLAGVAKDWFGRLLANSIDDFKTLGRLFLSQFLATRKRKKNLTYLLSLVQGKEESLKEFMLRFNQEKLIIENPSEQTVLDALMHMVRAERPLMAELSKSSKLVTLSQFMKKADEYINQEETVKALMKSQREEIEAKSSIVKAAPASVGKKKEKNVKKSGKMVQSYPRMDPRKLQSPKFTPLNTSMTEVFMEIRRDPAFKWPSKLKGDPKRRDPQKYYEYYRDHGHLTEECITLR; this comes from the coding sequence ATGCCCCGAGTTAATACCTATGATGGTATTGGGGATCCAACGCACCATATGGAAAGTCTTCATGCGCATTTCACCCTTCATGGTACCCCAGATGAGATTTCATGTAGGGCTTTCCCCTTAACTTTGGCTGGAGTAGCTAAGGATTGGTTTGGTAGGCTCCTCGCCAATTCAATAGATGATTTCAAGACTCTTGGACGCCTCTTCTTAAGTCAGTTCTTGGCTACccgaaagaggaagaaaaatctGACTTATTTGCTATCCCTTGTTCAAGGGAAAGAGGAGTCACTAAAGGAATTCATGCTTAGATTCAACCAGGAGAAGCTGATTATTGAAAATCCGAGTGAGCAAACAGTACTTGATGCTTTGATGCACATGGTAAGGGCAGAAAGGCCACTGATGGCTGAGTTGTCGAAAAGTTCTAAGTTAGTGACTCTCAGTCAATTTATGAAAAAGGCTGACGAGTACATTAATCAGGAAGAAACTGTCAAAGCTCTCATGAAGTCTCAAAGGGAAGAAATTGAAGCCAAGAGTAGTATTGTGAAGGCAGCACCGGCTAGTGttggaaagaagaaagagaagaatgtGAAGAAATCAGGGAAAATGGTCCAATCGTACCCAAGGATGGACCCTCGGAAGTTGCAGAGCCCGAAGTTCACTCCACTAAATACTAGCATGACTGAGGTATTCATGGAGATAAGGAGGGATCCTGCCTTCAAATGGCCAAGCAAGTTGAAAGGGGACCCTAAGAGACGTGATCCTCAAAAATACTACGAGTATTATCGTGACCATGGTCATTTAACCGAGGAATGCATAACCTTGAGATAG